In the Sarcophilus harrisii chromosome 1, mSarHar1.11, whole genome shotgun sequence genome, one interval contains:
- the THOC6 gene encoding THO complex subunit 6 homolog isoform X1, with translation MVGCGPASRSRKRARQKWQPEGRRLDIRKSFLTRRDLSCGMEVQRALERLHMTIFSQSVSPCGKFLAAGNNYGQIAIFSLSAALSSEAKEESKKPVVTFVAHDGPVYSLVSTDRHLLSAGDGEVKAWLWGEIIKKGCKEVWSRHPPYRLTPFALLNRSSLEVPEINALLLNPKENSLLLAGGDCQLHTMDLETGTFTRALRGHTDYIHCLALRERSPEVLSGSEDGSVRLWDLRTGEEVQTIEVYKHEECARPQNGKWIGCLATDSDWMVCGGGPALTLWHLRSATPTTVFPLRAPQKHVTFYQDLILSAGQGPCVNQWQLSGELKAQVPGSSPSLLSLSLNQQPAAPECKVLTAAGNSCRVDVFTNLGYRAFSLSFS, from the exons ATGGTGGGGTGTGGGCCGGCATCTAGGTCGAGGAAACGGGCCAGACAAAAATGGCAGCCAGAGGGAAGGAGATTAgatatcaggaaaagcttcctgacTCGGAGGGATTTGAGTTGTGGT ATGGAGGTACAGCGCGCCCTGGAGCGGCTGCACATGACCATCTTCTCCCAGAGCGTTTCCCCCTGTGGCAAGTTCTTAGCGGCAGGGAACAACTACGGGCAGATTGCCATCTTCAG TTTATCAGCCGCTTTGAGCTCAGAAGCCAAAGAGGAAAGCAAGAAGCCGGTGGTGACCTTTGTAG CCCACGATGGCCCCGTGTACAGCCTGGTCTCAACGGATCGCCATCTGCTCAGTGCAGGGGATGGTGAAGTGAAGGCCTGGCTTTGGGGGGAAATCATCAAGAAG GGCTGTAAGGAAGTATGGAGCAGACATCCCCCGTACAG ACTGACCCCATTTGCCCTTTTAAACAGGAGCAGCCTGGAAGTTCCTGAAATCAATGCTTTGCTGCTTAACCCCAAG GAGAATTCCCTCCTCTTGGCAGGGGGTGATTGCCAACTTCATACTATGGACCTGGAAACTGGAACATTCACA CGTGCACTTCGAGgtcacactgattacattcattGTCTGGCTCTTCGGGAAAGGAGTCCTGAAGTGTTATCTGGGAGTGAGGATGGCAGTGTTCGTCTTTGGG ATCTTCGTACTGGTGAGGAGGTGCAGACCATTGAAGTTTACAAGCATGAG GAGTGTGCTCGACCCCAGAATGGGAAGTGGATTGGATGTTTAGCAACTGACTCAGATTGGATG GTATGTGGAGGGGGCCCAGCTCTTACTCTTTGGCACCTTCGATCTGCCACACCCACAACAGTGTTTCCACTTAGAGCCCCACAGAAACATGTAACCTTCTATCAAGATCTG aTCCTCTCAGCAGGACAAGGACCTTGTGTGAACCAGTGGCAGCTGAGTGGGGAGCTGAAGGCACAGGTACCTGGTTCCTCTCCCAGTCTGCTTAGTTTAAGCCTTAATCAGCAGCCTGCTGCACCAGAGTGCAAG GTTCTGACAGCTGCAGGAAATAGCTGTAGAGTTGATGTCTTCACTAACCTTGGATACCGAgctttttccttatctttctcctGA
- the THOC6 gene encoding THO complex subunit 6 homolog isoform X3 produces MEVQRALERLHMTIFSQSVSPCGKFLAAGNNYGQIAIFSLSAALSSEAKEESKKPVVTFVAHDGPVYSLVSTDRHLLSAGDGEVKAWLWGEIIKKGCKEVWSRHPPYRLTPFALLNRSSLEVPEINALLLNPKENSLLLAGGDCQLHTMDLETGTFTRALRGHTDYIHCLALRERSPEVLSGSEDGSVRLWDLRTGEEVQTIEVYKHEECARPQNGKWIGCLATDSDWMVCGGGPALTLWHLRSATPTTVFPLRAPQKHVTFYQDLILSAGQGPCVNQWQLSGELKAQVPGSSPSLLSLSLNQQPAAPECKVLTAAGNSCRVDVFTNLGYRAFSLSFS; encoded by the exons ATGGAGGTACAGCGCGCCCTGGAGCGGCTGCACATGACCATCTTCTCCCAGAGCGTTTCCCCCTGTGGCAAGTTCTTAGCGGCAGGGAACAACTACGGGCAGATTGCCATCTTCAG TTTATCAGCCGCTTTGAGCTCAGAAGCCAAAGAGGAAAGCAAGAAGCCGGTGGTGACCTTTGTAG CCCACGATGGCCCCGTGTACAGCCTGGTCTCAACGGATCGCCATCTGCTCAGTGCAGGGGATGGTGAAGTGAAGGCCTGGCTTTGGGGGGAAATCATCAAGAAG GGCTGTAAGGAAGTATGGAGCAGACATCCCCCGTACAG ACTGACCCCATTTGCCCTTTTAAACAGGAGCAGCCTGGAAGTTCCTGAAATCAATGCTTTGCTGCTTAACCCCAAG GAGAATTCCCTCCTCTTGGCAGGGGGTGATTGCCAACTTCATACTATGGACCTGGAAACTGGAACATTCACA CGTGCACTTCGAGgtcacactgattacattcattGTCTGGCTCTTCGGGAAAGGAGTCCTGAAGTGTTATCTGGGAGTGAGGATGGCAGTGTTCGTCTTTGGG ATCTTCGTACTGGTGAGGAGGTGCAGACCATTGAAGTTTACAAGCATGAG GAGTGTGCTCGACCCCAGAATGGGAAGTGGATTGGATGTTTAGCAACTGACTCAGATTGGATG GTATGTGGAGGGGGCCCAGCTCTTACTCTTTGGCACCTTCGATCTGCCACACCCACAACAGTGTTTCCACTTAGAGCCCCACAGAAACATGTAACCTTCTATCAAGATCTG aTCCTCTCAGCAGGACAAGGACCTTGTGTGAACCAGTGGCAGCTGAGTGGGGAGCTGAAGGCACAGGTACCTGGTTCCTCTCCCAGTCTGCTTAGTTTAAGCCTTAATCAGCAGCCTGCTGCACCAGAGTGCAAG GTTCTGACAGCTGCAGGAAATAGCTGTAGAGTTGATGTCTTCACTAACCTTGGATACCGAgctttttccttatctttctcctGA
- the BICDL2 gene encoding BICD family-like cargo adapter 2, giving the protein MNSPSSPQFPSGLLSGSTSPSGDDGFFPFVLERRDSFLGGPGPGDEKQEDEPEDLAVLLQRKEKDLLLAAELGKMLLERNEELSRSLELLKAQHAEREERLQQQNHELRQGLAARGAEWEARAGELEVDVATLRAELGERRSEQQNSGRQRAQALRELSEQNLRLSEQLAQASQTEQELQKELSTLRGDYQTQLLLGTEMQARLESLQGENQMLQSRRQDLEGQIKNLQEEVDQGQGRVQALHEELLLLKRERREHSLELELARSEAREALVSLKRLQQQVSELEEESRLQDSEVSGASLQSEIAHSLDEEGNPQLPMAPHEIHNPNVLHDSSKPQTPPEEGLEPPKKRASMSPREIVEEKEMEMERLQNELSLQVEELQSLREELQRQKELREEKDPESALSKALSDRDEAVNKSLALSLELTRISLERDSLSRELLRTIHQKVALSQELEAWQDDMQVVIGQQLRSQRLKELNSQPAMPPLDATKFSLGRGTGTGSFFTNLFKRT; this is encoded by the exons ATGAACTCCCCCAGTAGTCCCCAGTTCCCTTCAGGGCTGCTCTCAGGAAGCACCTCCCCAAGTGGGGATGATGGGTTCTTCCCCTTTGTGCTGGAGAGGCGTGATTCCTTCCTGGGGGGACCGGGGCCTGGGGATGAGAAGCAAGAGGATGAGCCCGAGGACCTGGCTGTGCTGCTTCAGcgaaaggaaaaggacttactACTGGCAGCTGAGCTGGGCAAGATGCTTTTAGAGCGGAATGAGGAGCTGAGCCGGAGTCTGGAACTTCTCAAAGCCCAACACGCTGAACGGGAGGAG AGGCTGCAGCAGCAGAACCATGAGCTTCGACAGGGGCTGGCGGCCCGCGGAGCTGAGTGGGAGGCTCGGGCAGGGGAGCTGGAGGTCGATGTGGCTACACTTCGAGCTGAACTTGGGGAGCGGCGCTCAGAGCAGCAGAACAGCGGGCGCCAGCGGGCCCAAGCCCTGAGAGAGCTCAGTGAGCAGAACCTCAGGCTCAGTGAGCAGCTTGCCCAG GCCTCCCAGACAGAACAAGAACTCCAAAAAGAACTGAGCACACTTCGGGGAGACTACCAGACCCAGCTCCTGTTGGGGACCGAGATGCAGGCCCGACTAGAAAGCCTTCAGGGAGAG AACCAGATGCTCCAGAGCCGGAGGCAGGACCTAGAAGGGCAGATCAAGAACCTGCAGGAGGAGGTGGACCAGGGCCAGGGCCGAGTGCAAGCCTTGCATGAGGAGCTGCTGCTgctgaaaagggagagaagggagcacAGCCTAGAG CTAGAACTGGCCCGCTCAGAGGCCAGGGAAGCACTTGTGTCCCTCAAACGTCTCCAGCAACAAGTCTCTGAACTGGAGGAAGAATCCCGGCTGCAGGATTCAGAAGTCTCTGGAGCCTCCCTGCAATCCGAGATTGCCCACAGCCTAGATGAGGAAGGAAACCCCCAACTTCCAATGGCTCCCCAT GAGATCCACAACCCCAATGTCCTTCATGATTCATCGAAACCTCAGACTCCTCCTGAAGAGGGCTTGGAGCCCCCTAAGAAGCGGGCTTCAATGAGTCCTAGAGAAATAGtagaagagaaggagatggaaaTGGAACGGCTACAAAATGAG ttATCTTTGCAAGTAGAAGAGTTGCAGTCTCTCCGAGAAGAATTGCAGAGACAAAAGGAACTGAGGGAAGAGAAAGACCCCGAGTCAGCACTGAGTAAGGCCCTGTCTGACCGGGATGAAGCGGTGAACAA GTCTTTGGCCCTGTCCCTTGAACTGACTAGGATCTCCTTAGAACGGGACTCTCTTTCCCGGGAACTGCTCAGAACCATTCACCAGAAAGTGGCGTTGTCTCAGGAACTGGAAGCCTGGCAG GATGACATGCAGGTAGTGATTGGACAGCAACTTCGTTCTCAACGACTAAAAGAGCTTAATTCGCAGCCAGCAATGCCCCCCCTCGATGCCACAAAATTCTCCTTGGGTAGAGGGACAGGGACTGGTAGCTTCTTCACCAACCTTTTCAAAAGAACCTGA
- the THOC6 gene encoding THO complex subunit 6 homolog isoform X4 — protein sequence MEVQRALERLHMTIFSQSVSPCGKFLAAGNNYGQIAIFSLSAALSSEAKEESKKPVVTFVAHDGPVYSLVSTDRHLLSAGDGEVKAWLWGEIIKKGCKEVWSRHPPYRSSLEVPEINALLLNPKENSLLLAGGDCQLHTMDLETGTFTRALRGHTDYIHCLALRERSPEVLSGSEDGSVRLWDLRTGEEVQTIEVYKHEECARPQNGKWIGCLATDSDWMVCGGGPALTLWHLRSATPTTVFPLRAPQKHVTFYQDLILSAGQGPCVNQWQLSGELKAQVPGSSPSLLSLSLNQQPAAPECKVLTAAGNSCRVDVFTNLGYRAFSLSFS from the exons ATGGAGGTACAGCGCGCCCTGGAGCGGCTGCACATGACCATCTTCTCCCAGAGCGTTTCCCCCTGTGGCAAGTTCTTAGCGGCAGGGAACAACTACGGGCAGATTGCCATCTTCAG TTTATCAGCCGCTTTGAGCTCAGAAGCCAAAGAGGAAAGCAAGAAGCCGGTGGTGACCTTTGTAG CCCACGATGGCCCCGTGTACAGCCTGGTCTCAACGGATCGCCATCTGCTCAGTGCAGGGGATGGTGAAGTGAAGGCCTGGCTTTGGGGGGAAATCATCAAGAAG GGCTGTAAGGAAGTATGGAGCAGACATCCCCCGTACAG GAGCAGCCTGGAAGTTCCTGAAATCAATGCTTTGCTGCTTAACCCCAAG GAGAATTCCCTCCTCTTGGCAGGGGGTGATTGCCAACTTCATACTATGGACCTGGAAACTGGAACATTCACA CGTGCACTTCGAGgtcacactgattacattcattGTCTGGCTCTTCGGGAAAGGAGTCCTGAAGTGTTATCTGGGAGTGAGGATGGCAGTGTTCGTCTTTGGG ATCTTCGTACTGGTGAGGAGGTGCAGACCATTGAAGTTTACAAGCATGAG GAGTGTGCTCGACCCCAGAATGGGAAGTGGATTGGATGTTTAGCAACTGACTCAGATTGGATG GTATGTGGAGGGGGCCCAGCTCTTACTCTTTGGCACCTTCGATCTGCCACACCCACAACAGTGTTTCCACTTAGAGCCCCACAGAAACATGTAACCTTCTATCAAGATCTG aTCCTCTCAGCAGGACAAGGACCTTGTGTGAACCAGTGGCAGCTGAGTGGGGAGCTGAAGGCACAGGTACCTGGTTCCTCTCCCAGTCTGCTTAGTTTAAGCCTTAATCAGCAGCCTGCTGCACCAGAGTGCAAG GTTCTGACAGCTGCAGGAAATAGCTGTAGAGTTGATGTCTTCACTAACCTTGGATACCGAgctttttccttatctttctcctGA
- the HCFC1R1 gene encoding host cell factor C1 regulator 1, whose translation MILQPPMELGRPAGARKDPREAQGPDGTLDARSLPQGIQPQSTNQLLEEHHNSLQKHFLSEENMVSHFSHLSLDSDHSYCPSAAFSMGTPAPPVIRPLEDCFHSTEDLGVLCPSLLLALNPHSELLLWQYPGNQIPEILRLLRLGGSQVYQNHNPHSGEAMEL comes from the exons ATGATCCTTCAGCCGCCCATGGAGCTGGGCCGCCCAGCGGGGGCCCGGAAGGATCCCAGGGAAGCACAGGGGCCAGACGGGACCCTGGACGCCCG CTCCCTTCCCCAAGGAATTCAACCTCAGAGCACCAATCAGTTGCTGGAGGAGCATCA CAACTCTCTTCAGAAACATTTCCTGTCTGAGGAGAACATGGTCTCCCATTTTTCCCACCTCAGTCTGGACAGTGATCACTCCTACTGCCCATCAGCAGCTTTCTCCATGGGCACTCCAGCCCCACCTGTGATCAG gCCTTTGGAAGACTGTTTTCACTCAACTGAGGATCTGGGGGTTCTCTGCCCCAGCCTTCTTCTGGCTCT GAATCCCCATTCAGAGCTACTCCTCTGGCAATATCCAGGAAACCAAATCCCAGAAATTCTTCGGCTGCTGAGACTGGGAGGCTCCCAGGTATACCAAAACCACAACCCCCATAGTGGGGAGGCAATGGAGCTCTGA
- the THOC6 gene encoding THO complex subunit 6 homolog isoform X2 — protein sequence MVGCGPASRSRKRARQKWQPEGRRLDIRKSFLTRRDLSCGMEVQRALERLHMTIFSQSVSPCGKFLAAGNNYGQIAIFSLSAALSSEAKEESKKPVVTFVAHDGPVYSLVSTDRHLLSAGDGEVKAWLWGEIIKKGCKEVWSRHPPYRSSLEVPEINALLLNPKENSLLLAGGDCQLHTMDLETGTFTRALRGHTDYIHCLALRERSPEVLSGSEDGSVRLWDLRTGEEVQTIEVYKHEECARPQNGKWIGCLATDSDWMVCGGGPALTLWHLRSATPTTVFPLRAPQKHVTFYQDLILSAGQGPCVNQWQLSGELKAQVPGSSPSLLSLSLNQQPAAPECKVLTAAGNSCRVDVFTNLGYRAFSLSFS from the exons ATGGTGGGGTGTGGGCCGGCATCTAGGTCGAGGAAACGGGCCAGACAAAAATGGCAGCCAGAGGGAAGGAGATTAgatatcaggaaaagcttcctgacTCGGAGGGATTTGAGTTGTGGT ATGGAGGTACAGCGCGCCCTGGAGCGGCTGCACATGACCATCTTCTCCCAGAGCGTTTCCCCCTGTGGCAAGTTCTTAGCGGCAGGGAACAACTACGGGCAGATTGCCATCTTCAG TTTATCAGCCGCTTTGAGCTCAGAAGCCAAAGAGGAAAGCAAGAAGCCGGTGGTGACCTTTGTAG CCCACGATGGCCCCGTGTACAGCCTGGTCTCAACGGATCGCCATCTGCTCAGTGCAGGGGATGGTGAAGTGAAGGCCTGGCTTTGGGGGGAAATCATCAAGAAG GGCTGTAAGGAAGTATGGAGCAGACATCCCCCGTACAG GAGCAGCCTGGAAGTTCCTGAAATCAATGCTTTGCTGCTTAACCCCAAG GAGAATTCCCTCCTCTTGGCAGGGGGTGATTGCCAACTTCATACTATGGACCTGGAAACTGGAACATTCACA CGTGCACTTCGAGgtcacactgattacattcattGTCTGGCTCTTCGGGAAAGGAGTCCTGAAGTGTTATCTGGGAGTGAGGATGGCAGTGTTCGTCTTTGGG ATCTTCGTACTGGTGAGGAGGTGCAGACCATTGAAGTTTACAAGCATGAG GAGTGTGCTCGACCCCAGAATGGGAAGTGGATTGGATGTTTAGCAACTGACTCAGATTGGATG GTATGTGGAGGGGGCCCAGCTCTTACTCTTTGGCACCTTCGATCTGCCACACCCACAACAGTGTTTCCACTTAGAGCCCCACAGAAACATGTAACCTTCTATCAAGATCTG aTCCTCTCAGCAGGACAAGGACCTTGTGTGAACCAGTGGCAGCTGAGTGGGGAGCTGAAGGCACAGGTACCTGGTTCCTCTCCCAGTCTGCTTAGTTTAAGCCTTAATCAGCAGCCTGCTGCACCAGAGTGCAAG GTTCTGACAGCTGCAGGAAATAGCTGTAGAGTTGATGTCTTCACTAACCTTGGATACCGAgctttttccttatctttctcctGA